Proteins from a genomic interval of Coccinella septempunctata chromosome 2, icCocSept1.1, whole genome shotgun sequence:
- the LOC123307427 gene encoding uncharacterized protein LOC123307427, translating to MSEKKFNRGKNFSIEEKNLLFSIIESKKDIIECKATNKISIIEKKECWEQISRIFNALAIEKRSAAQLKTLYENSKRRAKQEIGSENKERFLHFPQSPGDIEGDVVWQEDPKEAEFKKMAIHKKDDIYKTDEGTFKTSSKDEIVPSLIEDVKPFSNPFDSAAVYFGDANLIPNPNDLNSHSYCASTRNTPICSNSPQNVSPPKTFNFNNRRKFRRFINLEAIKKMYYLQKLNTAKLQHRIVQYELKMKKKEYELMMNNHQK from the exons atgagcgaaaaaaaattcaacaggGGCAAAAATTTTTCTATAGAGGAAAAGAATCTCCTTTTTTCTATAATAGAATC CAAAAAAGATATTATTGAATGTAAAGCGACGAATAAGATCAgtattattgagaaaaaagaatgCTGGGAGCAgatatcaagaatatttaatgCGTTAGCGATAGAAAAAAGGAGTGCAGCTCAGTTGAAGACgttatatgaaaattcaaaaagaaGGGCTAAGCAGGAAATAGGTTCAGAAAAT AAAGAAAGGTTTCTCCATTTTCCTCAATCTCCAGGTGACATCGAGGGGGATGTGGTGTGGCAGGAGGATCCGAAAGAagcagaatttaaaaaaatggcaATACATAAAAAG GATGATATTTACAAAACCGATGAAGGAACATTTAAGACTTCCTCGAAGGATGAGATCGTCCCATCCCTGATAGAAGATGTCAAGCCTTTTTCAAATCCTTTTGATAGTGCTGCGGTATATTTTG GTGATGCCAATCTCATCCCTAATCCAAATGATCTCAATTCACACTCTTATTGTGCTTCTACCAGAAATACCCCAATCTGCAGTAATTCCCCCCAGAATGTTTCCCCTCCCAAGACGTTCAACTTTaataatagaagaaaattcagaAGATTTATCAACCTAGaagccataaaaaaaatgtattacttACAAAAATTGAATACAGCAAAATTACAGCACAGAATTGTACAGTacgaattgaagatgaaaaaaaaagaatacgaGCTAATGATGAATAATCATCAGAAatga